A region from the Actinomycetota bacterium genome encodes:
- a CDS encoding LPXTG cell wall anchor domain-containing protein — translation MLVEDEDQVLGKVVQPAAPQAAAEVLPLTGADPSALLGLAGLLLSSGGGLMLASRKRR, via the coding sequence GTGCTCGTCGAGGACGAGGATCAGGTGCTCGGCAAGGTCGTGCAGCCCGCGGCACCGCAGGCGGCGGCCGAGGTGCTTCCTCTCACGGGTGCCGATCCCTCGGCCCTGTTGGGACTCGCGGGCCTGCTGCTGTCGAGCGGCGGCGGCCTGATGCTGGCTTCGCGCAAGCGCCGCTAG
- a CDS encoding glycosyltransferase family 2 protein: MVTGLRMTERARPRSLSVVIPVYNEEEILENTVETIVTGIRGLDLDRFEILLCENGSRDSTPALAARLSAEIPEVEVIVLERPNYGAAMRAGFFAARGDAIVNFDADYYDLDFLAAALDTEGDIVVAAKGILGSHDARVLSRRIVSRCFGWFVRSLLDVSVTETHGMKLFRRAAIAPLLPNVFRTKDLFDTELLARAEYRGCTITELPVETKELRHSRSGIVRRIPRTVWGLLRLRFYLRLARSTRATPLPAAAADNAVDVAV; the protein is encoded by the coding sequence GTGGTGACCGGTCTCCGGATGACGGAACGCGCTCGGCCGCGCTCGTTGTCCGTCGTCATTCCCGTCTACAACGAAGAGGAGATCCTCGAGAACACGGTAGAGACGATCGTGACGGGGATCCGCGGCCTGGACCTCGATCGGTTCGAGATCCTTCTGTGTGAGAACGGGAGCCGCGACTCCACCCCGGCGCTCGCCGCTCGACTGAGCGCCGAGATCCCCGAGGTAGAAGTGATCGTTCTGGAGCGGCCGAACTACGGCGCCGCGATGAGAGCGGGATTCTTCGCCGCCAGAGGCGATGCGATCGTCAACTTCGATGCGGACTACTACGACCTCGACTTCCTGGCGGCAGCTCTGGACACCGAAGGCGACATCGTCGTCGCGGCCAAAGGCATCCTCGGCTCCCACGATGCGCGGGTGCTGAGCAGGAGGATCGTGTCGCGTTGCTTCGGCTGGTTCGTGCGGTCGCTGCTGGACGTCAGCGTGACCGAGACCCATGGCATGAAGCTGTTCCGCCGCGCCGCGATCGCGCCGCTGCTGCCCAACGTGTTCCGGACCAAGGACCTGTTCGATACCGAGCTGTTGGCGCGCGCCGAGTACAGAGGTTGCACGATCACCGAGCTGCCCGTGGAGACGAAAGAGCTTCGTCACTCTCGCTCCGGGATCGTGCGACGCATCCCCCGCACCGTGTGGGGGCTTCTGCGACTGCGGTTCTATCTGCGGCTGGCTCGTTCCACGCGAGCAACGCCGCTCCCGGCGGCCGCGGCCGACAACGCGGTCGACGTCGCCGTCTAG
- a CDS encoding GtrA family protein yields the protein MEKPVNGAPTGRAARLRAVAKQLSTFGAVSVTTTILDFGLFNLLILAEGVPVVAANTMSYSVGIGASYLLNKRFTFGGGGRDKRSHEVALFVLFNVAGLGLNNLAVALVADIRSTLLLNAMKLLAGAVAAVAKFIAFKRWVYPVGLAAAEDQPAA from the coding sequence GTGGAGAAGCCGGTGAACGGCGCTCCAACTGGCCGCGCGGCCCGTTTGCGCGCGGTCGCGAAACAACTCTCCACCTTCGGTGCCGTGAGCGTCACCACCACGATCCTGGACTTCGGCCTCTTCAACCTGCTGATCCTTGCCGAGGGCGTACCGGTCGTGGCCGCGAACACGATGTCTTACTCAGTGGGCATCGGCGCGAGCTACCTCCTGAACAAGCGCTTCACCTTCGGCGGGGGCGGCCGGGACAAGAGGAGTCACGAGGTGGCGCTGTTCGTACTGTTCAACGTGGCCGGCCTTGGGCTAAACAATCTCGCGGTCGCGCTCGTGGCAGACATCCGGTCCACTTTGCTCCTGAATGCGATGAAACTCCTCGCAGGAGCGGTCGCCGCGGTCGCCAAGTTCATCGCTTTCAAGCGATGGGTCTACCCGGTCGGCCTCGCGGCCGCGGAGGACCAACCCGCCGCTTAG